A single window of Eleginops maclovinus isolate JMC-PN-2008 ecotype Puerto Natales chromosome 19, JC_Emac_rtc_rv5, whole genome shotgun sequence DNA harbors:
- the LOC134881033 gene encoding B2 bradykinin receptor-like isoform X1, whose amino-acid sequence MALVLTSIPAYFNTTAINGEQNSTNGTVCYSDEPNFWHTSVLPVYILIVAVLGIVLNIFVLGVFCLHKKTCTVAEIYLSNIAAADLILTSCLPFWAVNAANKFNWPFSNHLCRLVNFCINMNAYCSIYFLVMISIDRCMALVNPLSHKGIWRPKYAKLGCVLVWGFGLLLSVPTLVFREVKFFPKIAFQICHMAYRNLTEEVVFDVMLLTFGFIIPLFIIFLCTIKIVQALNDRMFEGLKTEKKDQKATTLLLAVLLAFMICWMPFHMFKILHLLKKAQVLTGCHFEHALNICGHVFMYLAFFNSILNPILYVIVGQKFRQKVREVFKQWSPTRKATSVMLSCAESTQMRSVVFSHAVLQDIS is encoded by the exons ATGGCTCTTGTGCTCACAAG CATCCCCGCTTACTTCAACACTACGGCCATAAATGGAGAGCAAAACAGCACGAATGGGACGGTGTGTTATAGTGATGAACCCAATTTTTGGCACACCTCTGTGCTGCCGGTGTATATCCTGATCGTTGCTGTGCTGGGAATTGTGTTGAACATTTTTGTCCTAGGGGTTTTCTGTCTTCATAAGAAGACATGTACTGTGGCTGAGATCTACTTAAGCAACATAGCTGCTGCAGATCTCATCCTAACATCCTGTCTTCCCTTCTGGGCTGTGAATGCAGCAAATAAATTCAACTGGCCCTTTTCGAATCACCTGTGCCGACTGGTCAACTTTTGCATCAACATGAACGCCTACTGTAGCATCTATTTCCTCGTTATGATAAGCATAGATCGTTGCATGGCACTGGTGAACCCTCTGTCCCATAAAGGAATATGGAGGCCAAAATATGCCAAATTGGGCTGTGTGCTGGTGTGGGGTTTTGGCTTGCTCCTAAGTGTCCCCACACTTGTCTTCAGGGAAGTGAAATTTTTCCCTAAAATAGCATTTCAAATATGCCATATGGCTTACCGAAATCTCACCGAAGAGGTTGTCTTTGATGTGATGCTGTTGACATTTGGCTTCATCATCCCCCTTTTCATTATATTCTTATGTACTATCAAGATTGTTCAAGCTCTGAACGACCGGATGTTTGAGGGGTTAAAGACCGAGAAGAAGGATCAAAAGGCCACCACCCTGCTGCTGGCGGTCCTCCTGGCGTTTATGATCTGCTGGATGCCATTCCACATGTTTAAGATATTACATTTGCTGAAAAAAGCTCAAGTCCTGACAGGGTGTCACTTTGAGCATGCCCTTAACATCTGCGGCCATGTCTTCATGTACCTCGCCTTCTTCAACAGTATTCTTAATCCCATCCTCTACGTCATTGTAGGACAGAAATTTCGGCAAAAAGTGAGGGAAGTCTTTAAGCAGTGGAGTCCTACCAGAAAAGCAACATCAGTCATGCTCTCCTGCGCAGAATCAACCCAGATGAGGAGTGTTGTGTTTTCTCATGCTGTTCTGCAGGACATTTCttaa
- the LOC134881033 gene encoding B2 bradykinin receptor-like isoform X2 codes for MALVLTSIPAYFNTTAINGEQNSTNGTIVQALNDRMFEGLKTEKKDQKATTLLLAVLLAFMICWMPFHMFKILHLLKKAQVLTGCHFEHALNICGHVFMYLAFFNSILNPILYVIVGQKFRQKVREVFKQWSPTRKATSVMLSCAESTQMRSVVFSHAVLQDIS; via the exons ATGGCTCTTGTGCTCACAAG CATCCCCGCTTACTTCAACACTACGGCCATAAATGGAGAGCAAAACAGCACGAATGGGACG ATTGTTCAAGCTCTGAACGACCGGATGTTTGAGGGGTTAAAGACCGAGAAGAAGGATCAAAAGGCCACCACCCTGCTGCTGGCGGTCCTCCTGGCGTTTATGATCTGCTGGATGCCATTCCACATGTTTAAGATATTACATTTGCTGAAAAAAGCTCAAGTCCTGACAGGGTGTCACTTTGAGCATGCCCTTAACATCTGCGGCCATGTCTTCATGTACCTCGCCTTCTTCAACAGTATTCTTAATCCCATCCTCTACGTCATTGTAGGACAGAAATTTCGGCAAAAAGTGAGGGAAGTCTTTAAGCAGTGGAGTCCTACCAGAAAAGCAACATCAGTCATGCTCTCCTGCGCAGAATCAACCCAGATGAGGAGTGTTGTGTTTTCTCATGCTGTTCTGCAGGACATTTCttaa